The following is a genomic window from Candidatus Riesia pediculischaeffi.
GTTCGCTCTGAAGATCTGTTTTTTGATCTTATCGCTTCCATAATGCATCATAATACTTATGTTCGTGATCTGATCTCTTATCTTTTCAGAAAAAAAGAACATCTCTTCTAGTTCGACAGAACCATGTTTACAAAGATAAATATCTATCGATCTTGATGAATAGTATCGATCGATCAAACTACGATTTGCGATTCCTATCAACGTAATCAACCTCTCTACTCCAATAGCGCACCCTAAAGAGGGAACAGACCGGTGATATCCTAACATATCTGATAGATGATCATACCTCCCTCCAGCACATATTGTCTTCCGAAAATCAGGTACATCGGAAATCCATTCAAAAACCGTACGATTATAATAATCTAATCCTCTTACTAAACGTTTATTAATCGTGTACTGTATCCCAATCTTTCTCAGAATTTTACAAAACTTACGGAAATGTTCTACACTTCCCTTATCTATGTGCTCCTCTAACGAAGGAGCATGAATTAACAGACGGTTCAAACCAGGATCTTTGGAATCTAATAGCCTGATGGGATCATTTATCGCCAACTCTCGATATTTGACGTCTAATTTTTTTAAGTTAGATCGAAAAAATTTTTTCAATGAAAAGCTGTAAACTTTCCTATCATGAATCGATCCTATTGAATTTATCTCCAATCTGACACAATTTTCAATGGAAAAAAGTCTCCAGATTCTTGATATAATTGATATCAGCTCAGCATCGAACGATGGGGCATCGAACCCGAACATCTCAATCCCTATCTGAGAAAACTGACGATATCTCCCAGATTGTGGTCTGTCGTATCGAAACATAGGACCCGAATACCACAAGCGTTGTCTACTGTTGTGAAACAAACCGTTCTCTATTCCAGCTCTGACACAACCAACCGTATTTTCAGGTCTCAAACTGATCTTGATGTTACCGTTCTTGTCCAAGAAGGTATACATTTCTTTCCGAACAACCTCCGTATTCTTCCCTATGGTCTTATCGAATAGATCGGATCTCTCTAGTATAGGAGTGCGTATCTCCTGGAAATTGTATTGAAAAAGAATTTTTTGAATCTTCGATTCTACGATACGATAGACGTATGAATCTTTTGGTAAGACGTCCCTCATACCTCTCAAAGACCGTATTTTTTTATGAAAATCACTTGACATAACGGTAATTTATGACTCCTGTTTCGAATTCGACTGACAATTGGAACCACATTTTCGTTCCCTTATTTCGATAACCTTTCTGACTTCATCTTCTAATTCCTCCGAGATTATATCGTTGTGTACAAATTTTTTTTTATTTTCCACCCTATTTAGGAGAACACTTCTCGTCCTCCTACCAATAATGCCAAAATCAGAGTTCTCTGCCTCTCCGAATCCGTTCACAACACATCCTATTACGGAAATCTTTAAAGGATCCTTGACGTCAGATAACCTCTCTTCGAGAACCTTTACGACGTTGATCACATCGAATTCCTTTCGAGAACAGGTTGGACAAGCAACTATCTGCACTCCTACCGAACGAATCTTCAAAGAGTTTAATATAGATAGAGCAACCTTCACTTCTTCCACCGGATCATCCGCCAAAGAAACCCGTAAGGTGTCTCCAATACCATCTAACAACAAGGATCCTATCCCGATAGCGGATCTTATGGATCCATTTCTTCTCCCTCCAGATTCAGTGATCCCCAAATGAATTGGCTGATCGGTCCTGCTGGAAAGCAAACGATACGCCATTATTGATGTGAGAACATCGGAAGATTTCACGCTAACCTTGAATTGGTCGAAATTTAACTTATCGAAGATATCAATTTGTCGTACAGCCGAATGAACGAGAGCTTCTGCGGTAGATCCTCCGTATGATCTTTTAATATCTTCTTCCAACGACCCGGAGTTCACTCCTATTCTAATCGATACATTTTCATCCTTGGCAGATTGTGTTATCATACGTATCTTATCGTAATTTCCGATGTTCCCAGGATTGATCCTCAGACAATCTGCACCATATTGAATAACTTTTAAGGCAATCCGATAGTTGAAATGCACGTCAGCTACGATTGGAACATCAACTTGTTTCTTAATTTTTTTAAAAGCTTCTGCAGAATCCATGGTTGGTACGGATATTCGAACAATGTCTGCTCCAGCGTCATTCAAAGATCGAACCTGTTTAACTGTTTCGGAAACATCTAAAGTGGAAGTGTTGGTCATAGATTGTACTGAGATACGTGAACCCTGACCTATTGGAACGTTTCCAACATAAATCTTCTTAGTCTTTCTTCTTTTAACAATGGACTGTTTCTTCATGTACGTAACGATCTAAAAATGCGAATTTTAAACAACTAAAATTTTAAAACATCTCATCCACGATGGACAAGATGGTTGAAAAATTGTAAAACAACGACGCTGAGTTATCATTCATAAAACTACGAAACTATCCGTGATAATTGAACATCACATGCCACGCTATCATACACGATAGAACATTACTCTGTCGAACAGATCCTACATAATAATTTAAGATGAGACATGTTTCATCATTCGGAACCTTTCACGAGATCCATATTCGATAAAGAAAGCGATCGCATGAAGTCTTAATACAAACATCGTTTAATACCTTTCATATCAAAAGAATAAATCATTTCGTTATCGATAAGACAATTGCCCACATGAAGCTCGAATATCTAGACCCTTCGTTTTTCTGACGGTTGTCACAAAACCGAATTTTTTTAAAATTTTTAAAAATTGATGAGTACGTTCGGCCGTGCTGCATTCGTAGTCCACACCGTCAACTGGATTGAAAGGAATCAGATTAATCTTAACGGAAAGACCTTTCAAAATCTTTGCCAACTGGTATGCACATCGAAGATCGTCGTTGATTTTTTTTAACATGACGTATTCGATGGTGATATTTTTAGTTCCAACATGTCTTTTTTGGCATCGATGGATGCTATCTAAGATAGATTGGACGTTATATTTCCTGTTGATTGGCATAATACTACTTCGAATCTCATCATTTGGAGCATGTAGAGAGATAGCTAGCCCTACATTGGAGTATTCAAGTAACTTTTCGATCATAGGTGAGATTCCTGAAGTAGAAAGAACAATCTTCTTTTCTGAGAAGTTGAACCCGTGATGATCAGCGACAATCCTGATGGATCGAATAATGTTATTAAAATTGAACAACGGTTCTCCAGTTCCCATGATCACGATGTTTGTAAACGGTAAAGAATTAGATCTTTTGATATGTTCAGACAAAAATCGTTCCCTCAGTCTTTTTCCAGCTGTCCAAATTTGTCCCACTATTTCGGAAACTTTTAAGTTTCTTCTAAATCTTTTGTTTGAAACAAAGCAGAATCGACACTTCACAGAACATCCCGATCTGGGAAGATATACATAAAGTTATCCTACCCTTATCGCGTATACAAACCGTTTCGAACGTATCCTTTGAGCTAGAAATCAACCTCCACTTTATTGTTCCATCCAACGAAACCTTTTCCTCCTGTATTCTAGGAGGAATTATCTGAGAGATAGAACCTATTCTCCTTCGTAGAGATCTAGAAAAGTTTGTCATTAATCTGAAATCATCGCAGTAACGACGGTAAATCCAATGCATCATCTGATCTGCCCGAAAGGAGTCCTCTCCGACGTTTGCGAAAAAACTTCTCATCTCTGAAATATCGTATTGTAAAAGGTTCAGTTTTTTTGACATGACAAATCGTTGGAACTTTACCGATCGATCGTGATCGCTGTTATCTTTCAAGAATGTTCGAACGTCATAACCGACACAACCTATAAAATCGTCCGCAAGATACGGTCTATCATATCTATTAACGTGCACCGTACTCCATTGGAACTGAAACGTAAGATATCTATAAGAATGTCCTCCTCTGTAGATTTTTTCAAGGAATTAACTCGATCGGATTTGAGTACGACAAGAGATCACCGTTTAAAAACATCTTCCAGATAACATTCTTGCGTAAAGCATAATCGATATTTATCCCGTAAAACGTGATGCAACACCTTCTTTTGCGTCAAAACTCCAAAACTTCATTATTTCGAAAGCTTTCCACAACATAACGTTAAACATCTAAAGGTATACAGTACCCCATCAGGAAGCATAGCAAGGAACAATCTCAACGAGAAGATGTACGCAACTAACAGATGCTGGCAAACATCAATACATACCAACTATAGATATCAACAGTTTCTCTTAGGTGAGGGATCTTCATATATCTAAAGATCTGCTGTGATATCCTCGATAGAAGATAAGACATCCTAACATGTTGCATTTTAACGATGTATCCTCTATTCTAGGCATGTCGTAACAATTATTCTTCATCGCTTCAAAAATGAACCCTTTATTGAACATAGCAATTAGATCGGTTTACCAGATCGTCGGAAAATTGATCTCGAAAATGTACGATGCGATCTACCATTGTAAACATCAAGATTATGATAGAGAAATAGCATTTCTCATCGATAATATCGAGGAGACCATCGCCTACTGTATATCTAAGCACTACTCCGAACATGAATTCTTTCTAAATAATAAAAGAATTTTCAATCAAAAACAACATCGGAAATCAACAAGGTGGTTCATAAACTTCCTAAAAGATGATGTCAACTGGATAAAAAGAATTCCTCACTTTTGCATATCGATTTCAGTTGTTCAGAAGGATCGTTTGGTTATTTCGGTCGTATATGATCCGATGTTGAACGAAACGTTTTATGCACACCAAGGGAGTGGTGCGAGATTAAACCAATATCGACTGAGAATCCAAGATAAACGAACCATATCGTCCACCAGTAGATCTCCTATTGTCCTATCCATCAATCAAATTTTTCAAGAAGATATGGAATATCTTACGATATATTCAGATGTTCTAAACGTTCTCTTAAAAGCGTGTTCTGTACGTATCACGGGATCCATCGATCTCGATTTAGCATATGTGGCAGCTAATAGAATCGATGCGATGGTACTAATGGGAAACGAAAAAATGATAGAGGATGAAATTTACAACGCTTCCTTGATCGTCAAAGAAGCAGGAGGAACGATCACCTACGGATATTGCTCAGAGAAAAAAGAAGAAAAACCCT
Proteins encoded in this region:
- the hisS gene encoding histidine--tRNA ligase, producing MSSDFHKKIRSLRGMRDVLPKDSYVYRIVESKIQKILFQYNFQEIRTPILERSDLFDKTIGKNTEVVRKEMYTFLDKNGNIKISLRPENTVGCVRAGIENGLFHNSRQRLWYSGPMFRYDRPQSGRYRQFSQIGIEMFGFDAPSFDAELISIISRIWRLFSIENCVRLEINSIGSIHDRKVYSFSLKKFFRSNLKKLDVKYRELAINDPIRLLDSKDPGLNRLLIHAPSLEEHIDKGSVEHFRKFCKILRKIGIQYTINKRLVRGLDYYNRTVFEWISDVPDFRKTICAGGRYDHLSDMLGYHRSVPSLGCAIGVERLITLIGIANRSLIDRYYSSRSIDIYLCKHGSVELEEMFFFSEKIRDQITNISIMMHYGSDKIKKQIFRANENNAKILIVLREDIYRSKKVLIQNLQKKSRSDIVHLDKLYEYFNNI
- a CDS encoding radical SAM protein, whose translation is MKCRFCFVSNKRFRRNLKVSEIVGQIWTAGKRLRERFLSEHIKRSNSLPFTNIVIMGTGEPLFNFNNIIRSIRIVADHHGFNFSEKKIVLSTSGISPMIEKLLEYSNVGLAISLHAPNDEIRSSIMPINRKYNVQSILDSIHRCQKRHVGTKNITIEYVMLKKINDDLRCAYQLAKILKGLSVKINLIPFNPVDGVDYECSTAERTHQFLKILKKFGFVTTVRKTKGLDIRASCGQLSYR
- the ispG gene encoding flavodoxin-dependent (E)-4-hydroxy-3-methylbut-2-enyl-diphosphate synthase — translated: MKKQSIVKRRKTKKIYVGNVPIGQGSRISVQSMTNTSTLDVSETVKQVRSLNDAGADIVRISVPTMDSAEAFKKIKKQVDVPIVADVHFNYRIALKVIQYGADCLRINPGNIGNYDKIRMITQSAKDENVSIRIGVNSGSLEEDIKRSYGGSTAEALVHSAVRQIDIFDKLNFDQFKVSVKSSDVLTSIMAYRLLSSRTDQPIHLGITESGGRRNGSIRSAIGIGSLLLDGIGDTLRVSLADDPVEEVKVALSILNSLKIRSVGVQIVACPTCSRKEFDVINVVKVLEERLSDVKDPLKISVIGCVVNGFGEAENSDFGIIGRRTRSVLLNRVENKKKFVHNDIISEELEDEVRKVIEIRERKCGSNCQSNSKQES
- a CDS encoding inositol monophosphatase family protein codes for the protein MNPLLNIAIRSVYQIVGKLISKMYDAIYHCKHQDYDREIAFLIDNIEETIAYCISKHYSEHEFFLNNKRIFNQKQHRKSTRWFINFLKDDVNWIKRIPHFCISISVVQKDRLVISVVYDPMLNETFYAHQGSGARLNQYRLRIQDKRTISSTSRSPIVLSINQIFQEDMEYLTIYSDVLNVLLKACSVRITGSIDLDLAYVAANRIDAMVLMGNEKMIEDEIYNASLIVKEAGGTITYGYCSEKKEEKPFKKNTTEKDQHVHFLQIVCAGEPQTVGLIADLLQSKFDVIHFKT